The Streptococcus mitis region ATTAAGAAATCATCTGGGAAGAAATCGAGAAGCGTATAAGGAGGCTCTCCTTCGCTCCGTCCATCCATGTGACGTGAATAGTTCTCAACCCCATTGGTATAGCCCATCTCACGCAACATTTCGATATCATACTCTGTCCGCTGTTTCAAACGTTGGGCTTCAAGCAGTTTGCCTTCCTTCTCAAAGACAGCTAGTTGCTCTTCTAATTCTGCTTGAATCTTTGCAATGGCAACTTCCATATGGTCGTCATTGGTCACAAAGTGAGTAGCTGGGAAAATCGCCAAATGATCCACTTCTCCCAATACCTGACCAGTCAGAGCCTCAACCTCACGAATACGGTCAATTTCGTCTCCAAAAAATTCTACTCGAAAGGCGTGTTCATCACGGGAAGCTGGGAAAATCTCCACCACATCCCCACGAACGCGAAATCTTCCGCGTTGAAAATCAATATCATTTCGCTCAAACTGAATATCGACCAAGTCATTTAAGAGTTTATCACGAGAAATTTCAAGACCTGGACGAAGACTAACGACACTATCAGCGTATTCCTTGGGCGAACCCAGACCATAGATACAAGAGACTGAGGCCACGACAATAACATCATTGCGCTCCAAAAGGGCTGAAGTCGCTGAGTGGCGAAGCTTGTCAATCTCGTCATTGACAGAACTATCCTTCTCAATATAGGTATCACTAGAAGGGACATAGGCTTCTGGCTGGTAATAATCATAGTAAGACACAAAGTACTCAACGGCATTTTCAGGAAAAAACTCCTTAAACTCCCCATAGAGCTGTCCTGCCAAAGTCTTATTGTGGGCGATGACCAGAGTTGGTTTATTGACTTTGGAAATGACTTGACTCATGGTATAGGTCTTCCCTGTTCCGGTCGCCCCCATCAGAATCTGAGCTTTTTCTCCCCCCTCGATATTATCAACCAACTGCTCGATAGCTTGGGGTTGATCTCCTGATGGTTGATATTTTGATACTAGTTTAAATTGATTATCTGTAATACGGTTGATCATAAGAATCCTCTCTTGATATGCTATTCCTATTTTAGCATACTTGTAGCATTTTCACGAAGAAAAGGACGGACCGAAGTCACATCCTTTCATTTTCTTTCTATAATTTATAGCCAAGATAGACAATCAAAAGTAACAAGACTAGACTTGTCATGATAGAACCTTCTATGCCAAAAGAACCACCTGATAGCCAGACTTGATCGCCTTGTGGTAAAAAGGTCATCAAAGACGTTCCTGACGGCTGACCGCTAACTAAAATCCCAAAAAGATTTCCCTGAGCAAAATTCCAAGCCCCATGAATACCTGCAACACCCCAAACTGTATCGGTTTTGAGAAGGTAAAGTGACATGGCAACTCCGAATAAAAAGAGATTTACTAGAGATAGTAGTGTTAGACCAGAATTGCCTATATGAAGCAGGGTAAAGAACAGGCTAGATATAAGAACAGCAAGTTTTAAATTGGTTCGTGAAGCCAACTGAGGAAGGAGCCAAGCACGGGACACCACTTCTTCTGCTGTCCCCTGTAAAATCCAAAATGGGATAGTAAAGACAACAAAGATAAGCGAATAAGGATTCAAATGAATGGACTCAAAACGATATTGCCCCAAGACCACCAAACCTAACAAGGTCAGAAGAAAAAGTGCCAGGCCTAGACCAAATCCTTTAAAAAGATTGCTGAGGAAATTTTCTTTATAAAATCCTAAAGTTCGAATAGATCTTTTCTCAACTTTTCTAGTCCATCTGAACACAGTGTTAAGAATAAAACCAAAGGCCAGTAAATCTAAAATTAAATGAAAGTCACTTGTTTTATCCATCAAGCTCTGCTGCAAGGTCTGCAAATAGGTTGCAAGATTTTGACCAGTCTCTCCAAAATTTCTAGCAAGTCCGATAAGAGCTAACAAACTAATACCATATAAAGTAAAAGCCACAAACTCTCCTATAAAGACAAAAACAAAGGCTAACAAGGGGCTTGTGTAAATGTTTAAACTCATTTTAGAAGTTTCAAAGTCTTTTAAGATTCTTTTGTTCTTCATATCCCTGTCCTCTTTTCTTCTACATATACTAATATTATAGCACTTTTTAATAGCAATTCAAGAAAGAAAAAACAATGTTATATTTTCTGACACAGAAATATAAAAATTTGCCTTTTTTTACTTTTTCTGATATAATGGGAAAATATTCGGAAAAGGAGACTAAAAATGAAGAAAAAATTTCTAGCATTTTTGCTAATTTTATTCCCAATTTTCTCATTAGGTATTGCGAAAGCTGAGACGATTAAGATTGTTTCTGATACCGCCTATGCACCTTTTGAGTTTAAAGATTCAGATCAAACTTATAAAGGAATTGATGTTGACATTATCAACAAAGTCGCTGAGATTAAAGGATGGAACATTCAGATGTCCTATCCTGGATTTGATGCAGCGGTCAATGCGGTTCAAGCTGGTCAAGCTGACGCAATCATGGCAGGAATGACAAAAACTACAGAACGTGAAAAAGTTTTCACCATGTCTGATACTTACTATGATACAAAAGTTGTCATTGCAACTACAAAGGCACACAAGATTAGTCAGTACGACCAATTAAAAGGTAAAACTGTTGGTGTTAAAAACGGAACAGCCGCTCAACGTTTCCTTGAAAGTATTAAGGACAAATACGGCTTTAGCATTAAAACATTTGATACTGGTGATTTGATGAACAACAGCTTGGCTGCTGGTGCTATCGATGCTATGATGGATGACAAACCTGTTATCGAGTATGCAATTAACCAAGGTCAAGACCTCCATATTGAAATGGATGGTGAAGCTGTAGGAAGTTTTGCTTTCGGTGTTAAAAAAGGAAGCAAATACGAGCACCTGGTTACTGAATTTAACCAAGCCTTGGCTGAAATGAAAAAAGATGGTAGTCTTGATAAAATCATCAAGAAATGGACTGCATCATCTTCTTCAGCAGTACCAACCACAACGACTGCAGCTGGTCTAAAAGCAACTCCTGTTAAAGCTAAATACATCATTGCCAGTGATTCTTCTTTTGCACCTTTTGTGTTCCAAAACTCAAGTAACCAATTTACTGGTATTGATATGGACTTGATTAAGGCAATCGCTAAAGATCAAGGTTTTGAAATTGAAATCACCAACCCTGGTTTCGATGCCGCTATCAGTGCTGTTCAAGCTGGACAAGCTGATGGTATCATTGCTGGTATGTCTGTCACAGATGCTCGTAAGGCAACTTTTGACTTCTCAGAATCATACTACACTGCTAATACAATCCTTGGTGTCAAAGAATCAAGCACCATTGCTTCTTATGAAGATTTAAAAGGAAAGACAGTTGGTGTTAAAAACGGAACTGCCTCTCAAACCTTCCTAACAGAAAATCAAAGCAAATACGGTTACAAAATCAAAACTTTTGCTGATGGTTCTTCAATGTATGACAGTTTAAACACTGGTGCCATTGATGCCGTTATGGATGATGAACCTGTTCTCAAATATTCTATCAGCCAAGGACAAAAATTGAAAACACCAATCGCTGGAACTCCAATCGGTGAAACAGCCTTTGCCGTTAAAAAAGGAGCAAATCCAGAATTGATTGAAATGTTCAACAACGGACTTGCAAACCTTAAAGCAAACGGAGAATTCCAAAAGATTCTTGATAAATACCTAGCTAGCGAATCTTCATCTGCTTCAACAAGCACTGTTGATGAAACAACTATCTGGGGCTTGCTTCAAAACAACTACAAACAACTCCTTAGTGGTCTTGGTATCACTCTTGCTCTAGCTCTTATCTCATTTGCTATTGCCATTGTCATCGGGATTATCTTCGGTATGTTTAGCGTTAGCCCCTACAAATCTCTTCGCGTCATCTCTGAGATTTTCGTAGACGTTATCCGTGGTATCCCATTGATGATTCTTGCAGCCTTCATCTTCTGGGGAATTCCAAACTTCATTGAGTCTATCACAGGCCAACAAAGCCCAATTAACGACTTTGTAGCTGGTACTATTGCCCTATCGCTCAATGCAGCCGCTTATATCGCTGAGATTGTTCGTGGTGGTATTCAAGCCGTTCCAATTGGACAAATGGAAGCCAGCCGCAGCTTGGGTATCTCTTATGGAAAAACCATGCGTAAGATTATCTTGCCACAAGCAACTAAATTGATGTTGCCAAACTTTGTCAACCAATTCGTTATCGCTCTTAAAGATACAACTATCGTATCTGCTATCGGTTTGGTGGAACTCTTCCAAACTGGTAAGATTATCATAGCCCGTAACTACCAAAGTTTTAAGATGTATGCAATCCTTGCTATCTTCTATCTTGTAATTATCACACTTTTGACTAAACTAGCGAAACGCTTAGAAAAGAGGATTCGTTAATGGCAAAATTAAAAATTGATGTAAATGATTTACACAAAAGCTACGGAAAAAATGAAGTTTTAAAAGGAATTACGACTAAGTTCTATGAAGGAGATGTTGTTTGTATCATCGGTCCTTCGGGTTCTGGTAAGTCAACTTTCCTCCGTAGCCTTAATCTTCTAGAAGAAGTTACTAGCGGTCACATCACTGTGAACGGTTATGACTTAACTGAAAAAACAACCAACGTCGATCACGTCCGTGAAAATATCGGAATGGTTTTCCAACACTTCAACCTCTTCCCACACATGTCTGTATTGGACAACATTACTTTTGCTCCAATTGAGCACAAGTTGATGACTAAGGAAGAAGCTGAGAAATTGGGAATGGAGTTGCTTGACAAGGTTGGACTAGCAGATAAAGCTAATGCTAACCCAGATAGCCTATCCGGTGGTCAAAAACAACGTGTGGCTATCGCTCGTGGACTAGCAATGAATCCAGACATCATGCTCTTTGATGAACCAACTTCTGCACTTGACCCTGAGATGGTCGGAGACGTACTAAACGTTATGAAGGAGTTGGCTGAGCAAGGTATGACCATGATTATCGTCACCCATGAGATGGGATTTGCTCGTCAGGTTGCCAACCGCGTTATCTTTACTGCAGATGGCGAGTTCCTAGAAGACGGAACACCTGATCAAATCTTTGACAACCCTCAACACCCTCGTCTGAAAGATTTCTTGGACAAGGTCTTAAACGTCTAAAGTCAAACTGTAAGGATTTCCTTGCAGTTTTTTTCTATCTCGTATTGGATTTTTTGATTTTTCGGAAAATTATGTTAGAATTAAGTTTATGAAATGAGGTTTCCTCATACCTAGCAAGACTAGGAATAAAAATAGAAATTAGGTAGCTAGATGTCATCTAAGGTTATTGTTACAATTTTCGGTGCGAGTGGAGACCTGGCTAAACGCAAGCTCTACCCTTCCCTTTTTAGACTATATAAATCCGGCAATCTTTCCGAGCACTTTGCTGTCATTGGAACTGCCCGTCGTCCTTGGAGCAAGGAATATTTTGAATCTGTTGTAGTCGAATCGATCCTTGATTTGGCAGATAGTACCGAACAGGCTCAAGAATTCGCTAGTCACTTCTACTATCAAA contains the following coding sequences:
- the uvrB gene encoding excinuclease ABC subunit UvrB, whose protein sequence is MINRITDNQFKLVSKYQPSGDQPQAIEQLVDNIEGGEKAQILMGATGTGKTYTMSQVISKVNKPTLVIAHNKTLAGQLYGEFKEFFPENAVEYFVSYYDYYQPEAYVPSSDTYIEKDSSVNDEIDKLRHSATSALLERNDVIVVASVSCIYGLGSPKEYADSVVSLRPGLEISRDKLLNDLVDIQFERNDIDFQRGRFRVRGDVVEIFPASRDEHAFRVEFFGDEIDRIREVEALTGQVLGEVDHLAIFPATHFVTNDDHMEVAIAKIQAELEEQLAVFEKEGKLLEAQRLKQRTEYDIEMLREMGYTNGVENYSRHMDGRSEGEPPYTLLDFFPDDFLIMIDESHMTMGQIKGMYNGDRSRKEMLVNYGFRLPSALDNRPLRREEFESHIHQIVYVSATPGDYENEQTETVIEQIIRPTGLLDPEVEVRPTMGQIDDLLGEINARVEKNERTFITTLTKKMAEDLTDYFKEMGIKVKYMHSDIKTLERTEIIRDLRLGVFDVLVGINLLREGIDVPEVSLVAILDADKEGFLRNERGLIQTIGRAARNSEGHVIMYADTVTQSMQRAMDETARRRKIQMAYNDEHGIVPQTIKKEIRDLIAVTKAVAKEEDKEVDINSLNKQERKELVKKLEKQMQEAVEVLDFELAAQIRDMMLEVKALD
- a CDS encoding CPBP family intramembrane glutamic endopeptidase — translated: MKNKRILKDFETSKMSLNIYTSPLLAFVFVFIGEFVAFTLYGISLLALIGLARNFGETGQNLATYLQTLQQSLMDKTSDFHLILDLLAFGFILNTVFRWTRKVEKRSIRTLGFYKENFLSNLFKGFGLGLALFLLTLLGLVVLGQYRFESIHLNPYSLIFVVFTIPFWILQGTAEEVVSRAWLLPQLASRTNLKLAVLISSLFFTLLHIGNSGLTLLSLVNLFLFGVAMSLYLLKTDTVWGVAGIHGAWNFAQGNLFGILVSGQPSGTSLMTFLPQGDQVWLSGGSFGIEGSIMTSLVLLLLIVYLGYKL
- a CDS encoding ABC transporter substrate-binding protein/permease, whose amino-acid sequence is MKKKFLAFLLILFPIFSLGIAKAETIKIVSDTAYAPFEFKDSDQTYKGIDVDIINKVAEIKGWNIQMSYPGFDAAVNAVQAGQADAIMAGMTKTTEREKVFTMSDTYYDTKVVIATTKAHKISQYDQLKGKTVGVKNGTAAQRFLESIKDKYGFSIKTFDTGDLMNNSLAAGAIDAMMDDKPVIEYAINQGQDLHIEMDGEAVGSFAFGVKKGSKYEHLVTEFNQALAEMKKDGSLDKIIKKWTASSSSAVPTTTTAAGLKATPVKAKYIIASDSSFAPFVFQNSSNQFTGIDMDLIKAIAKDQGFEIEITNPGFDAAISAVQAGQADGIIAGMSVTDARKATFDFSESYYTANTILGVKESSTIASYEDLKGKTVGVKNGTASQTFLTENQSKYGYKIKTFADGSSMYDSLNTGAIDAVMDDEPVLKYSISQGQKLKTPIAGTPIGETAFAVKKGANPELIEMFNNGLANLKANGEFQKILDKYLASESSSASTSTVDETTIWGLLQNNYKQLLSGLGITLALALISFAIAIVIGIIFGMFSVSPYKSLRVISEIFVDVIRGIPLMILAAFIFWGIPNFIESITGQQSPINDFVAGTIALSLNAAAYIAEIVRGGIQAVPIGQMEASRSLGISYGKTMRKIILPQATKLMLPNFVNQFVIALKDTTIVSAIGLVELFQTGKIIIARNYQSFKMYAILAIFYLVIITLLTKLAKRLEKRIR
- a CDS encoding amino acid ABC transporter ATP-binding protein; this translates as MAKLKIDVNDLHKSYGKNEVLKGITTKFYEGDVVCIIGPSGSGKSTFLRSLNLLEEVTSGHITVNGYDLTEKTTNVDHVRENIGMVFQHFNLFPHMSVLDNITFAPIEHKLMTKEEAEKLGMELLDKVGLADKANANPDSLSGGQKQRVAIARGLAMNPDIMLFDEPTSALDPEMVGDVLNVMKELAEQGMTMIIVTHEMGFARQVANRVIFTADGEFLEDGTPDQIFDNPQHPRLKDFLDKVLNV